Proteins encoded within one genomic window of Callithrix jacchus isolate 240 chromosome 11, calJac240_pri, whole genome shotgun sequence:
- the ABCF2 gene encoding ATP-binding cassette sub-family F member 2 — protein MPSDLAKKKAAKKKEAAKARQRPRKGHEENGDAVTEPQVAEEKNEANGRETTEVDLLTKELEDFEMKKAAARAVTGVLASHPNSTDVHIINLSLTFHGQELLSDTKLELNSGRRYGLIGLNGIGKSMLLSAVGKREVPIPEHIDIYHLTREMPPSDKTPLQCVMEVDTERAMLEREAERLAHEDAECEKLMELYERLEELDADKAEMRASRILHGLGFTPAMQRKKLKDFSGGWRMRVALARALFIRPFMLLLDEPTNHLDLDACVWLEEELKTFKRILVLVSHSQDFLNGVCTNIIHMHNKKLKYYTGNYDQYVKTRLELEENQMKRFHWEQDQIAHMKNYIARFGHGSAKLARQAQSKEKTLQKMMASGLTERVVSDKTLSFYFPPCGKIPPPVIMVQNVSFKYTKDGPCIYNNLEFGIDLDTRVALVGPNGAGKSTLLKLLTGELLPTDGMIRKHSHVKIGRYHQHLQEQLDLDLSPLEYMMKCYPEIKEKEEMRKIIGRYGLTGKQQVSPIRNLSDGQKCRVCLAWLAWQNPHMLFLDEPTNHLDIETIDALADAINEFEGGMMLVSHDFRLIQQVAQEIWVCEKQTITKWPGDILAYKEHLKSKLVDEEPQLTKRTHNV, from the exons ATGCCCTCCGACCTGGCCAAGAAGAAGGCGGCCAAAAAGAAGGAGGCTGCCAAAGCTCGACAGCGGCCCAGAAAAGGACATGAAGAAAATGGAGATGCTGTCACAGAACCACAGGtggcagaggagaaaaatgaggcCAATGGCAGAGAGACCACAG AAGTGGATTTGCTGACCAAGGAGCTCGAGGACTTTGAGATGAAGAAAGCTGCTGCTCGAGCTGTCACTGGCGTCCTGGCTTCTCACCCCAATAGTACCGACGTTCACATTATCAACCTGTCACTCACCTTTCACGGTCAAGAGCTGCTCAGTGACACCAAACTGGAATTAAACTCAGGCCGTCGTTATGGCCTCATTGGCTTAAATGGAATTG GAAAGTCCATGTTGCTCTCTGCTGTTGGGAAACGTGAAGTGCCCATCCCTGAGCATATCGACATCTACCATCTGACTCGAGAGATGCCCCCGAGTGACAAGACACCTTTGCAGTGTGTGATGGAAGTTGACACAGAGCGGGCCATgctggagagggaggcagagcgGCTGGCTCATGAGGATG CGGAGTGTGAGAAGCTCATGGAGCTCTATGAACGCCTGGAGGAGCTGGATGCTGACAAGGCAGAGATGAGGGCCTCGCGGATCTTGCACGGACTGGGTTTCACACCTGCCATGCAGCGCAAGAAGCTGAAAGACTTCAGTGGGGGCTGGAGGATGAGGGTTGCCCTTGCCAG AGCCCTTTTTATTCGGCCCTTCATGCTGCTCCTGGATGAGCCCACCAACCACCTGGACCTAGATGCTTGCGTGTGGTTGGAAGAAGAACTAAAAAC TTTTAAGCGCATCTTGGTCCTCGTCTCCCATTCCCAGGATTTTCTGAATGGTGTCTGTACCAACATCATTCACATGCACAACAAGAAACTGAAGTATTACACG GGTAATTATGATCAGTATGTGAAGACACGACTAGAGCTGGAGGAGAACCAGATGAAGAGGTTTCATTGGGAGCAAGATCAGATTGCACACATGAAG AACTACATTGCGAGGTTTGGTCATGGCAGTGCCAAGCTGGCACGGCAGGCCCAGAGCAAGGAAAAGACGCTACAGAAAATGATGGCATCAGGACTGACAGAGAGGGTCGTGAGCGACAAG ACACTGTCATTTTACTTCCCACCATGTGGCAAGATCCCGCCACCCGTCATTATGGTGCAAAATGTGAGCTTCAAGTATACAAAAGATGGG ccttgcatcTACAATAATCTAGAATTTGGAATTGACCTTGACACACGAGTGGCTCTGGTAGGGCCCAATGGAGCAGGAAAGTCAACTCTTCTGAAGCTGCTAACTGGAGAG CTACTACCCACAGATGGCATGATCCGAAAACACTCTCATGTCAAGATAGGGCGTTACCATCAG CATTTACAAGAGCAGCTGGACTTAGATCTCTCACCTTTGGAGTACATGATGAAGTGCTACCCGGAGatcaaggagaaggaagaaatgaggaagaTCATTGGGCGATACGGTCTCACTGGGAAACAGCAG GTGAGCCCAATCCGGAACTTGTCAGACGGGCAGAAGTGCCGAGTATGTCTGGCCTGGCTGGCCTGGCAGAACCCCCACATGCTCTTCCTGGACGAGCCCACCAATCACCTGGATATTGAGACCATCGACGCCCTGGCAGATGCCATCAATGAGTTTGAGGGTGGTATGATGCTGGTCAGCCATGACTTCAGACTCATTCAGCAG